One genomic region from Mesorhizobium terrae encodes:
- a CDS encoding FAD-binding oxidoreductase yields the protein MNRFQSFGRVIPPAVKAITASEAIALLKGGTARPDSLLAYGNGRSYGDSCQNAAGTVVDMRPMGKIRSFNAENGLLEADAGVMLADIIAYAAPFGFFPPVVPGTQFVTLGGAIANDVHGKNHHRRGTFGCHVESFALLRSDGRVHTCSETQNTRLFWATIGGMGLTGLILSASIRLMRVPSLDVTETVTPFRNLAEYFDLAEAADAANEYAVAWIDQLAGGRNLGRGLLFAGNHADHGSHAAQKPGGRLSVPFQPPLTVLNRPFLKAFNAAYRWKKGRASGPHMVGYQGFFFPLDGVRDWNRLYGPAGLFQHQSVIPDEAAREAVPALLAAAHRAGQGSFLTVLKRFGAIRSPGILSFPRPGYTLTLDFPNRGGKTLALLAELDRITVAAGGAVNPYKDARMSAETFAASFPDWRRLETVRDPAFLSSFWARTAYRLGPQRGGLAEAAE from the coding sequence ATGAACCGTTTTCAAAGCTTTGGGCGGGTGATCCCGCCGGCCGTAAAGGCCATCACTGCCTCGGAGGCCATCGCGCTTCTGAAAGGTGGGACGGCGCGGCCGGATTCGCTGCTCGCCTATGGCAATGGTCGCTCCTATGGCGACAGCTGCCAGAATGCCGCCGGTACGGTGGTCGATATGCGGCCGATGGGCAAGATCCGTTCCTTCAACGCCGAGAACGGCCTGCTGGAGGCCGATGCGGGCGTTATGCTGGCCGACATCATCGCCTATGCGGCGCCATTCGGGTTCTTCCCGCCTGTGGTGCCCGGCACGCAGTTCGTCACGCTGGGTGGCGCCATCGCGAACGATGTGCATGGCAAGAATCATCATCGGCGCGGCACCTTCGGCTGCCATGTCGAATCCTTCGCGCTGCTGCGTTCGGATGGTCGCGTCCATACCTGCTCGGAAACCCAGAACACGCGCCTGTTCTGGGCGACGATCGGCGGCATGGGGTTGACCGGGCTGATCCTCTCGGCATCGATCCGCCTGATGCGGGTGCCGTCGCTGGATGTGACCGAGACGGTGACGCCGTTCCGCAACCTTGCGGAATATTTCGATCTTGCCGAGGCTGCCGACGCGGCCAACGAATATGCGGTGGCCTGGATCGACCAGCTTGCCGGCGGCCGCAATCTCGGCCGTGGCCTGCTATTTGCCGGCAACCATGCCGATCACGGCTCGCATGCGGCGCAGAAGCCGGGCGGCCGGCTCTCCGTGCCGTTCCAGCCGCCGCTTACCGTGCTCAACCGGCCTTTCCTGAAGGCTTTCAATGCCGCCTACCGCTGGAAGAAGGGCAGGGCTTCCGGCCCGCATATGGTCGGTTATCAGGGCTTTTTCTTCCCGCTTGATGGCGTGCGCGACTGGAACCGGCTCTACGGCCCGGCGGGTCTGTTCCAGCATCAGAGCGTCATCCCCGACGAAGCCGCGCGAGAGGCCGTACCCGCGCTGCTTGCTGCGGCGCATCGGGCCGGGCAGGGCTCGTTCCTGACCGTGTTGAAGCGTTTCGGCGCGATCCGTTCGCCCGGTATCCTGTCCTTCCCGCGCCCTGGCTACACGCTGACGCTCGATTTTCCTAACCGGGGCGGCAAGACATTGGCGCTGCTTGCCGAACTCGACCGCATCACAGTCGCGGCCGGCGGCGCGGTCAACCCATACAAGGATGCGCGCATGAGCGCCGAAACCTTCGCCGCGTCTTTCCCGGACTGGCGGCGGCTCGAAACCGTGCGCGATCCTGCCTTCCTGTCGAGTTTCTGGGCCCGCACCGCATACCGGCTCGGCCCGCAGCGCGGCGGTCTGGCCGAAGCAGCGGAATGA
- a CDS encoding EamA family transporter: MKYIAFILFTVMTNAAAQLMLKQGMMSLGPISFEGVNPIIKLLQIVFSPWVFLGLCTFVISMASHLYVLSKVELSFAYPFLSLAYVVVAVFAYFVFREDLNAWRIAGIAFICVGTVLIAQSGGADQGHEPGEGGKATQTTSLSTDKISGTVR, from the coding sequence ATGAAATACATTGCTTTCATATTATTCACGGTGATGACCAACGCCGCCGCGCAGCTCATGCTGAAGCAAGGCATGATGTCGCTCGGGCCGATTTCATTCGAGGGCGTCAACCCGATCATCAAGCTTTTGCAGATTGTCTTCAGCCCCTGGGTGTTCCTGGGCCTGTGCACCTTCGTCATCTCGATGGCGTCGCATCTCTATGTGCTGTCCAAAGTCGAGCTCTCTTTCGCCTATCCGTTTCTCAGCCTTGCCTATGTCGTGGTCGCGGTGTTCGCCTATTTCGTGTTCCGGGAAGACCTGAACGCCTGGCGCATCGCCGGCATCGCCTTCATCTGCGTCGGCACCGTGCTGATCGCCCAGAGCGGCGGGGCTGATCAGGGGCATGAGCCGGGCGAGGGCGGCAAGGCCACCCAGACCACCTCCCTTTCCACCGACAAGATCAGCGGGACCGTTCGATGA
- a CDS encoding NAD-dependent epimerase/dehydratase family protein, which yields MRHVIIGGDGFVGRHLAPKLVADGEEVVVADIVKSDLPHYRAVRHVQCDVTDPASVAALGIKADDMVYNLSAKMLSPIQVRAKRHDFFYPVNYHGTVNIIEAMDKAGAPKLVHFTTDMIYGHTVTQPMTEEHPVAPLGEYGMSKWETEQLAAEWRKRGMSISLFRPRLIIGPGRLGILEKLFKLIDWNLPVPMIGSGRNPYQFISVFDCAEAARLAWKAGVPNEAYNLGSLKPPPVRKLLGDLIRHAGSKSILLPTPGWAVKRTLDLLDRLNMPIMDPEQYLIADEDCVLDVSKGERQLGWVPQYRDEDMLIAAYREYRAKKGAAATAVKHAPAE from the coding sequence ATGAGACATGTGATTATCGGCGGCGACGGCTTCGTCGGCCGCCACCTTGCTCCCAAGCTTGTCGCCGATGGTGAAGAGGTCGTTGTCGCGGACATCGTCAAGAGCGACCTGCCGCACTATCGCGCCGTGCGCCATGTCCAATGCGACGTGACCGACCCGGCCTCGGTGGCCGCGCTCGGCATCAAGGCCGACGACATGGTCTACAATCTCTCGGCCAAGATGCTGTCGCCGATCCAGGTGCGCGCCAAACGCCACGACTTCTTCTATCCGGTGAACTATCACGGCACCGTCAACATCATCGAGGCGATGGACAAGGCCGGTGCGCCAAAGCTCGTGCATTTCACCACCGACATGATCTATGGCCACACGGTCACCCAGCCGATGACCGAGGAACATCCGGTCGCGCCGCTTGGCGAATACGGCATGTCGAAATGGGAGACCGAGCAGCTTGCCGCCGAATGGCGCAAGCGCGGCATGTCGATTTCGCTGTTCCGGCCCCGCCTTATCATCGGTCCCGGCCGTCTCGGCATCCTGGAAAAACTGTTCAAGCTGATCGACTGGAACCTGCCGGTGCCGATGATCGGCTCGGGCCGCAATCCATACCAGTTCATTTCGGTGTTCGATTGTGCCGAAGCCGCACGGCTGGCCTGGAAGGCTGGCGTGCCCAACGAGGCCTATAATCTCGGTTCGCTCAAGCCGCCGCCGGTGCGCAAGCTGCTGGGCGACCTGATCCGCCATGCCGGGTCGAAGTCGATCCTGCTGCCGACGCCTGGCTGGGCGGTGAAACGCACGCTCGACCTGCTCGACCGTCTCAACATGCCGATCATGGATCCCGAGCAATATCTCATCGCCGATGAGGATTGCGTGCTCGACGTGTCCAAGGGCGAGCGCCAGCTCGGCTGGGTGCCGCAATATCGCGACGAGGACATGCTGATCGCCGCCTACCGCGAATACCGGGCCAAGAAGGGCGCTGCCGCGACGGCGGTGAAACACGCGCCCGCCGAGTGA
- a CDS encoding aspartate aminotransferase family protein, which translates to MTKPEQDNARAVAAAPLGNTRRKPELISVEQAKALDVARITDLFKAHLNPGQLHFMKLLGFHKVKIERAEGMFYVDQNGRKILDFFGGFGSLAFGHNHPRILEARKKFQEEKRQEIAIAFMSQYAAALAHNIAACSPGDLDMVFLGSSGSEAMEAAVKLAERAAGPKRPKVVYAENSFHGKTKGVLAITDGSLYRADFKVVDNTVRVPFGDIDAVERLFRSDPEIGVIVLETIQGGGGIIQAPTEYWQKLRALCDQYGVLWVADEVQCGYGRSGRFYAFEHHGVVPDVTALAKSLGAGKAAVGAMIAKRDVYMKAYGTPKTAMIHAMATFGGMGEACVTAIEGINVLYDEGLIDNAANTGAYLLERLTALREKYPKIIKDVRGKGFMVGLEFHDFSQTLPMVLRPVVSVLDDKLKGSLSGFVGALLLRDYDVLVAFTEYNRNVIRLEPPLICQCEHVDRFIEAFDSLLSRGIVAIVKDFVKSQMR; encoded by the coding sequence ATGACCAAGCCAGAACAGGATAATGCCCGCGCCGTTGCAGCCGCGCCGCTTGGCAACACCAGGCGCAAGCCGGAGCTGATCAGCGTCGAGCAGGCAAAGGCGCTGGACGTCGCCCGCATCACCGACCTGTTCAAGGCACACCTCAACCCCGGCCAGCTGCATTTCATGAAGCTGCTCGGCTTCCACAAGGTGAAGATCGAGCGCGCCGAAGGCATGTTCTATGTCGACCAGAACGGCCGCAAGATCCTCGACTTCTTTGGCGGGTTCGGCTCGCTGGCCTTTGGGCACAACCATCCGCGCATCCTCGAGGCGCGCAAGAAGTTCCAGGAGGAGAAGCGGCAGGAGATCGCCATCGCCTTCATGTCGCAATATGCAGCGGCCCTTGCCCACAACATCGCTGCCTGTTCGCCGGGCGATCTCGACATGGTCTTCCTCGGCTCGTCCGGTTCGGAGGCGATGGAGGCGGCGGTGAAGCTCGCCGAGCGCGCCGCCGGCCCGAAGCGGCCGAAGGTCGTCTATGCGGAGAACTCCTTCCACGGCAAGACCAAGGGCGTTTTGGCCATCACCGACGGGTCGCTCTACCGGGCCGACTTCAAGGTGGTCGACAACACGGTTCGCGTGCCGTTCGGCGATATCGATGCCGTCGAGCGGCTGTTCCGCTCCGATCCGGAGATCGGCGTCATCGTGCTGGAGACCATCCAGGGCGGCGGCGGCATTATCCAGGCGCCGACTGAATACTGGCAGAAGCTCAGAGCTCTCTGCGATCAGTATGGCGTGCTGTGGGTGGCCGACGAAGTGCAGTGCGGTTATGGCCGCTCCGGCCGTTTCTATGCTTTCGAGCACCATGGCGTGGTGCCCGATGTGACGGCGCTGGCGAAGTCGCTCGGCGCGGGCAAGGCGGCGGTCGGCGCCATGATCGCCAAACGCGACGTCTACATGAAGGCCTATGGCACGCCGAAGACGGCGATGATCCACGCCATGGCCACCTTTGGCGGCATGGGCGAGGCCTGCGTGACCGCCATCGAAGGCATCAACGTGCTCTACGATGAAGGGCTGATCGACAACGCGGCCAACACCGGCGCCTACCTTCTTGAGCGGCTCACCGCGCTGCGGGAAAAGTATCCGAAGATCATCAAGGATGTGCGCGGCAAGGGCTTCATGGTCGGCCTGGAGTTCCACGATTTCTCGCAGACCTTGCCGATGGTGTTACGCCCGGTGGTCAGCGTGCTGGACGACAAGCTCAAGGGTTCGCTGTCTGGGTTTGTCGGCGCGCTACTGTTGCGCGATTACGACGTGCTGGTCGCCTTCACCGAATACAATCGCAATGTCATCCGCCTCGAGCCGCCGCTGATCTGCCAGTGCGAGCATGTGGACCGTTTCATCGAGGCCTTCGACAGTCTTCTGTCGCGCGGCATCGTGGCCATCGTGAAGGATTTCGTGAAGAGCCAGATGCGCTGA
- a CDS encoding GcvT family protein produces the protein MAEFPKKAKVVIIGLGGIVGASIAHHLIERGWDDIVGIDKSGIPTDIGSTAHASDFCYTTSHDYLSVWTTQYSIDFYEKMGHYARIGGLEVARTGDDTWMEEIKRKLSSAKAFGTRAHYVSPSEIKAMFPLIEEDQVMGGMFDPDAGLVIPRSQTVAGKLVDAAEKSGKLQVFGNTPATSLIVEKGRIKGVVTHRGTIMADHVVVCAGIWGRLIAEMVGEDLPVMPVDHPLTFFGPYNEFEGTGKEIGFPLLRDQGNSAYMRDTGDPKTTEGGQIEWGYYETTNPRLCHPREILEKHEARLSPSQRDLDMEQIMVPLERAMELTPILGEIGYNESHSFNGLLQVSAAGGPSCGESQKVRGLWYCVAIWVKDGPGYGKLIADWMTDGRTEIDHNSIDYSRFYPHQLEEKFIEGRTFEAAQKIYFPAVHTREPYATGRNVKRSPFYEREKELGGYFMELGGWERAHGYAANEHLLEKYGNRVPVRENEWDSRHFWRVSNAEHLAMSEDCGIVNLSHFHMVDIEGPDHVELLEWLCAAKIGGDSNIGKGIYTHFLDDEGMVRADFTVFRMADRCRLVNGADAGPRDFHYMKRVAEDRGLDVTITDTSEKYITIGIWGPNARENLKKVVSDPAGLDQENFAFAAIKQIEIAGKNVTAFRISYVGEQGWELHMKYEDGLAVWDALRSTGVMAFGVETYANSRRMEKSLRLQNADLLTQYNLIEADLARPKVKEADFRGKAKHLEYKARAHQPAMLCTLIMTDNTDGKGVKRYPVGSMPVMDPETGEVLIDELGRRSYTTSVAYGPTIGKNIALAYVPHAYAQEGRKLQVGYFGETYPVEVAGVGYKPLYDPENLKPRS, from the coding sequence ATGGCAGAGTTTCCGAAAAAGGCGAAGGTTGTCATCATCGGGCTTGGCGGTATCGTGGGCGCGTCGATTGCCCATCATCTGATCGAGCGTGGCTGGGACGACATCGTCGGTATCGACAAGTCGGGTATCCCGACCGACATCGGCTCGACCGCGCACGCCTCGGACTTCTGCTACACGACGAGCCACGACTACCTTTCGGTCTGGACTACCCAGTACTCGATCGATTTCTACGAGAAGATGGGCCACTACGCCCGCATCGGCGGCCTCGAAGTCGCTCGCACCGGCGACGACACCTGGATGGAAGAGATCAAGCGCAAGCTGTCCTCCGCCAAGGCCTTCGGTACCCGCGCACACTATGTTTCGCCGTCCGAGATCAAGGCGATGTTCCCGCTGATCGAGGAAGATCAGGTGATGGGCGGCATGTTTGATCCCGACGCCGGCCTGGTCATCCCGCGCTCGCAGACGGTTGCCGGCAAGCTGGTCGACGCCGCCGAGAAGTCCGGAAAGCTCCAGGTCTTCGGCAACACGCCGGCCACCTCGCTGATCGTCGAGAAGGGCCGCATCAAAGGCGTCGTCACCCATCGCGGCACGATCATGGCCGACCATGTCGTCGTCTGCGCCGGTATATGGGGCCGCCTGATCGCCGAGATGGTCGGCGAGGACCTGCCTGTTATGCCGGTCGATCATCCGCTCACCTTCTTCGGCCCGTACAACGAGTTCGAGGGCACCGGCAAGGAGATCGGCTTCCCGTTGCTGCGCGACCAGGGCAACTCCGCCTATATGCGCGACACCGGCGACCCCAAGACCACCGAAGGCGGCCAGATCGAGTGGGGCTATTACGAGACCACCAATCCGCGTCTCTGCCATCCGCGCGAGATCCTCGAAAAGCACGAGGCACGTCTGTCGCCGTCGCAGCGCGACCTCGACATGGAACAGATCATGGTGCCGCTGGAGCGCGCCATGGAGCTGACGCCGATCCTCGGCGAGATCGGCTACAATGAAAGCCATTCCTTCAACGGCCTGCTTCAGGTTTCCGCCGCCGGCGGCCCGTCCTGCGGCGAGAGCCAGAAGGTGCGCGGCCTCTGGTACTGCGTCGCTATCTGGGTCAAGGACGGTCCCGGTTACGGCAAGCTGATCGCCGATTGGATGACCGACGGCCGCACCGAGATCGACCACAACTCGATCGACTATTCGCGCTTCTACCCGCACCAGCTGGAAGAAAAATTCATCGAGGGCCGCACTTTCGAGGCCGCCCAGAAGATCTATTTCCCGGCCGTGCATACCCGCGAGCCCTACGCCACCGGCCGCAACGTCAAGCGTTCGCCCTTCTACGAGCGCGAGAAGGAACTCGGTGGATACTTCATGGAGCTTGGCGGTTGGGAGCGTGCCCACGGCTATGCCGCCAACGAGCACCTGCTCGAAAAATACGGCAACCGCGTTCCGGTGCGCGAGAACGAATGGGACAGCCGCCATTTCTGGCGCGTGTCCAACGCCGAGCATCTGGCGATGAGCGAGGATTGCGGCATCGTCAACCTCTCGCACTTCCACATGGTGGATATCGAAGGTCCCGACCATGTCGAGCTCTTGGAATGGCTCTGTGCTGCCAAGATCGGCGGCGATAGCAATATCGGCAAGGGCATCTACACCCATTTCCTCGACGACGAGGGCATGGTGCGCGCCGACTTCACCGTCTTCCGCATGGCGGACCGCTGCCGCCTGGTGAACGGTGCCGATGCCGGCCCGCGCGACTTCCACTACATGAAGCGTGTGGCTGAGGATCGCGGTCTCGACGTTACCATCACCGACACGTCGGAAAAATACATCACCATCGGCATCTGGGGACCGAACGCCCGCGAAAACCTGAAGAAAGTGGTGTCCGATCCCGCCGGTCTCGACCAGGAAAACTTCGCCTTCGCCGCGATCAAGCAGATCGAGATCGCCGGTAAGAACGTTACAGCTTTCCGCATCTCCTATGTCGGCGAGCAGGGCTGGGAACTGCACATGAAATACGAGGACGGCCTGGCCGTCTGGGATGCCCTGCGCTCGACCGGCGTCATGGCCTTCGGTGTCGAGACCTACGCCAATTCGCGCCGCATGGAAAAGAGCCTGCGCCTGCAGAATGCGGACCTTCTCACCCAGTACAACCTCATCGAGGCCGACCTTGCCCGTCCGAAGGTCAAGGAAGCCGACTTCCGCGGCAAGGCCAAGCATCTGGAGTACAAGGCGCGCGCCCACCAGCCCGCCATGCTCTGCACGCTCATCATGACCGACAACACCGACGGCAAGGGCGTCAAGCGCTACCCAGTCGGCTCGATGCCGGTCATGGATCCGGAAACCGGTGAGGTGCTGATCGACGAGCTCGGCCGGCGCTCTTATACCACTTCGGTCGCTTACGGCCCGACCATCGGCAAGAACATCGCGCTCGCCTACGTGCCGCACGCTTATGCGCAGGAGGGGCGCAAGCTTCAGGTTGGCTATTTCGGAGAGACCTATCCGGTCGAGGTGGCAGGGGTCGGCTACAAACCGCTCTACGACCCGGAGAATTTGAAGCCGAGAAGCTGA
- a CDS encoding DUF1194 domain-containing protein has translation MSAASVSSLFVGVASALALGLIAAANAAEPVDVELVLAVDVSLSMSPEELEIQRHGYAAALTDEAVLRAIADGRYGKIAVTYVEWAGTMSQYVIVPWTVIANRADAEGVVSQLSARPPNSARRTSISAALQFGADLFAESPFQGDKRVIDISGDGPNNQGAPAPFARDAVVKQGITINGLPLMTSGLAESPYDLRDLDRYYHDCVIGGPGAFMIPVNGWEQFPEAVRRKLVLELAGPASPHWAAAEAVQPPVVLAQATPTVDCLAGEKRWRDRNYLLDNR, from the coding sequence ATGTCGGCAGCCTCTGTCAGCTCCCTTTTCGTGGGTGTCGCTTCGGCGCTGGCGCTTGGGCTGATCGCGGCGGCGAATGCAGCCGAACCGGTTGACGTGGAGCTAGTCCTTGCCGTCGACGTCTCTTTGTCGATGTCGCCGGAAGAGCTGGAGATCCAGCGGCACGGCTATGCCGCGGCGTTGACCGACGAAGCCGTGCTGCGGGCGATTGCCGACGGCCGGTACGGCAAGATCGCCGTCACCTACGTCGAATGGGCCGGCACCATGTCGCAATATGTGATCGTGCCGTGGACAGTAATCGCCAACCGCGCCGATGCAGAGGGCGTGGTTTCGCAATTGTCGGCCCGGCCGCCTAACAGCGCGCGGCGCACGTCGATCTCGGCGGCGCTGCAATTCGGCGCCGACCTGTTCGCCGAAAGCCCGTTTCAGGGCGATAAACGTGTCATCGACATCTCCGGCGACGGACCGAACAACCAGGGCGCGCCGGCGCCTTTCGCCCGCGACGCCGTGGTCAAGCAGGGCATCACCATCAATGGATTGCCGCTGATGACCAGTGGCCTGGCGGAATCGCCCTACGATCTGCGCGATCTCGATCGCTACTACCACGATTGCGTCATCGGCGGCCCCGGGGCCTTCATGATTCCGGTCAATGGCTGGGAACAGTTCCCCGAGGCGGTCCGCCGCAAGCTGGTGCTGGAACTGGCCGGTCCGGCATCGCCGCATTGGGCTGCGGCCGAGGCCGTGCAGCCCCCAGTGGTGCTCGCTCAGGCAACCCCCACGGTCGATTGCCTCGCCGGCGAGAAGAGATGGCGTGACCGCAACTATCTGCTCGACAACCGGTGA
- a CDS encoding GlxA family transcriptional regulator has protein sequence MVAFATALEPLRIANRMLGYEAYRWRLASTDGSPVPASNGVLCAVNTSLDEERRKMAGPDRPSMAIICTGMDVEKYHNKSVFAWLREEYNRGVAVGGLCTGAYVLAAAGLLSNKRCAIHWENLPGFQEAFPKANVFADLFEVDQNVYTCAGGTAALDMMLKLIGDDFDENLVNRVCEQVLTDRVRSPTDRQRLPLRARLGVQNSKVLTIIELMEANLAEPLSLIEIADHVDLSRRQIERLFRTEMGRSPARYYLEIRLDRARHLLIQSSMPVVEVAVACGFVSASHFSKCYRELYARSPQQERIDRKQLLAA, from the coding sequence ATGGTCGCGTTTGCGACAGCGCTTGAGCCATTGCGCATCGCCAACCGAATGCTCGGCTACGAAGCCTATCGCTGGCGGCTGGCAAGCACCGATGGGAGCCCCGTGCCGGCCTCGAACGGCGTCCTATGCGCGGTCAACACCTCGCTGGACGAGGAACGCCGCAAGATGGCAGGCCCTGACCGGCCGTCCATGGCCATCATCTGCACGGGCATGGATGTCGAGAAATACCATAACAAGTCGGTCTTCGCCTGGCTGCGCGAGGAGTATAATCGCGGCGTCGCCGTGGGCGGACTGTGCACCGGCGCCTATGTTCTGGCCGCCGCCGGTCTCTTGTCCAACAAGCGCTGCGCCATCCACTGGGAAAACCTGCCTGGCTTCCAGGAAGCCTTCCCGAAGGCCAACGTCTTCGCCGACCTGTTCGAGGTCGACCAGAATGTCTACACCTGCGCCGGCGGCACCGCCGCGCTCGACATGATGCTGAAACTGATCGGCGACGATTTCGACGAAAACCTCGTCAACCGCGTCTGCGAACAGGTGCTGACCGACCGCGTAAGAAGCCCGACCGACCGCCAGCGCCTGCCGCTGCGCGCACGGCTAGGCGTGCAGAATTCCAAGGTGCTCACCATCATCGAGCTGATGGAGGCGAACCTCGCCGAACCCTTGTCGCTGATCGAAATCGCCGACCATGTCGACCTTTCGCGCCGTCAGATCGAGCGGCTGTTCCGTACCGAGATGGGCCGCTCGCCCGCCCGTTATTATCTGGAAATCAGGCTCGACCGCGCCCGTCATTTGCTGATCCAATCGTCGATGCCGGTGGTCGAAGTCGCGGTGGCCTGTGGCTTCGTCTCGGCTTCGCATTTCTCCAAATGCTATCGCGAGCTCTATGCGCGCTCGCCGCAGCAGGAGCGCATCGACCGCAAGCAGCTTCTGGCGGCCTGA
- a CDS encoding LysR substrate-binding domain-containing protein, protein MNAPLNHPLPLLDLDVLRTFVAIAETGSFTTAATAVFRTPSAVSMQIKKLEDVLGRSVFARDARSVALTTDGEMLLGYARRLLAINREAVSKFIVPDIVGVVRLGSPDDYGERVLPHVLKRFAHSHPSIAVDVTIDQSINLRRRMDDRVLDITLLTNSYKTSAIGAEVLLTEPIVWAGAKGGCAHLREPLPVSIWEEGCVWRAGALDALGRDGRNYRVAYMSAHTAGQRAAILADLAVAPLPKSFLGNDMVELGPKDGLPHIGSYNLAMIVTPDASAPVKAVADHIRATFDVFRETGKF, encoded by the coding sequence ATGAACGCGCCACTCAACCATCCACTTCCGCTGCTTGACCTGGATGTGTTGCGCACATTCGTTGCGATCGCCGAGACCGGCAGCTTCACCACGGCGGCCACGGCCGTGTTCCGCACACCTTCGGCGGTTTCGATGCAGATCAAGAAATTGGAGGACGTGCTTGGCCGCTCCGTCTTCGCGCGTGACGCGCGCTCGGTCGCGCTGACCACCGATGGCGAGATGCTGCTTGGCTATGCGCGACGGCTGCTGGCCATCAACCGCGAGGCGGTCTCCAAGTTCATCGTGCCTGATATCGTCGGCGTGGTGCGATTGGGCTCGCCGGACGATTACGGCGAACGGGTCCTGCCGCATGTGCTGAAGCGCTTCGCGCATTCGCATCCCTCGATCGCCGTCGATGTCACCATCGACCAGTCGATCAATCTGCGCCGGCGCATGGATGACCGTGTGCTCGACATCACCTTGCTGACCAATTCCTACAAGACCAGCGCTATCGGCGCCGAGGTGCTTCTAACCGAGCCGATTGTATGGGCGGGCGCCAAGGGTGGATGCGCGCATCTGCGCGAGCCGCTGCCGGTGTCGATCTGGGAAGAAGGTTGCGTGTGGCGGGCAGGGGCGCTGGATGCGCTCGGCCGCGATGGCCGCAACTATCGCGTTGCCTATATGAGTGCACACACTGCTGGCCAGCGCGCCGCCATTCTCGCGGATCTCGCCGTGGCGCCGCTGCCCAAATCCTTCCTTGGCAACGACATGGTCGAGCTCGGCCCGAAGGACGGTCTGCCGCATATCGGCAGCTACAATCTGGCGATGATCGTGACGCCGGACGCCAGTGCGCCGGTCAAGGCGGTGGCCGACCATATCCGCGCTACCTTCGACGTGTTCCGGGAAACGGGGAAGTTCTAG
- a CDS encoding alpha/beta hydrolase fold domain-containing protein: protein MASIRSNVVSFVLKHTRKKAFSSPEAMHRWIQHARRKQSHQPPPAIIQRFDVKTRSVDGFPVYEIAPRDGGTRRILYLHGGAYVFEITSYHWALIAEMAERLGFGVTVPIYPIAPEHDFHDMFGMVGAVYRGMLEETAASEIVFMGDSAGGNMAVVLTMMMAQDGLPAPGSHVLISPGLDMSLTNPDVFAAEQHDPWLGIPGGLEAVRLYSAGMDRSDWHISPLYGDLTVLPTTLLLTGSRDLLTPDNLIFAERARAAGVDIELVHEEGMFHVWPLINMPEARRARDRIVTFLSRRERQPGLAFAAE, encoded by the coding sequence ATGGCCAGCATCCGCAGCAACGTTGTCTCGTTTGTCCTGAAGCACACCCGCAAGAAAGCATTTTCCAGCCCTGAGGCTATGCATCGCTGGATCCAGCATGCGCGCCGCAAGCAGAGCCATCAGCCACCGCCGGCAATCATCCAGCGCTTCGACGTCAAAACGCGCAGCGTCGACGGCTTTCCCGTCTATGAGATCGCGCCGCGAGACGGCGGCACCCGGCGGATTCTTTACCTGCATGGCGGCGCCTATGTCTTTGAAATCACGTCCTATCACTGGGCGTTGATTGCCGAGATGGCGGAACGGCTGGGCTTTGGCGTCACCGTGCCGATCTATCCGATCGCGCCGGAACACGACTTCCACGACATGTTCGGCATGGTCGGTGCAGTCTATCGTGGAATGCTCGAAGAGACGGCGGCCAGCGAGATCGTCTTCATGGGCGATTCAGCCGGCGGCAACATGGCCGTGGTGCTGACCATGATGATGGCGCAGGATGGCCTGCCGGCGCCCGGCAGCCACGTGCTGATTTCGCCCGGTCTCGACATGTCGCTGACCAATCCGGACGTTTTCGCGGCCGAGCAGCATGACCCCTGGCTGGGCATCCCCGGCGGCCTGGAGGCGGTCAGGCTCTACAGCGCCGGTATGGATCGCAGCGACTGGCACATCAGCCCGCTCTATGGCGACCTCACCGTCCTGCCGACAACCCTGCTCCTCACCGGCTCGCGCGACCTGTTGACGCCCGACAATCTGATCTTCGCCGAAAGGGCGCGTGCCGCCGGCGTCGACATCGAGCTGGTCCACGAAGAAGGCATGTTCCACGTCTGGCCGCTGATCAACATGCCGGAAGCGCGGCGCGCGCGCGACCGCATCGTGACGTTCCTGAGCAGGCGCGAGAGGCAGCCCGGCCTGGCCTTCGCGGCCGAATAG